The nucleotide window agattttgttTTCTAATTGTTAATTGTGGGAATCTCGGTGACAAATGTTGTTCACTGCACAGtaataccggtgctgtggccgagtggataaaggcggtggcatttgaagcaatgaggcttagcaacgAGGAGGTTCGGCGTTCGATttccggccgggtcatagtaaggtggggttTTCATCAAAgggcaatctacggttttcccatctgaaatgactttctaaattgaaaagattccaaatttgagttaaaatgttgaattggaagccatccgacgtgtaagttgtaatccataagcccttgcgggttctcccacatttgtggtcgcctaattaagcgtcgtaaaaataactgctgattaatattatatatggcAAAGTTATGGAGTCTCCAATAGGCCTGATCGGTATTAACATTTGGTACTGTACATGTCTTTCGACAGTCGAAGATTCTATAACATTGTTTCACAAATTGCACcaaatattttgccattttgcaTCTTAGCACCCAGGCTgcattttaccaaatttctgaAAGGAGACGTAGGGGCACAAGGCTCCCCTTATAGACCACTCCTCTGGACTACATAACGTAAATTAGCCCCCTCCCGACACAACATTTGTAGTTGCGTTTCTGTCGTAATGATGGTCTGCTGGTGTAGTAATGTTTATCACACGACGTTCCATCTACACGTGTCGAGTATCATCTGCCTATAAAGATGATGCTCAAACCGTACGTAAGTTGCTCATCGCGGTGACAATCAATCTGCTTCTAATGTCATAACAACGAGTAAGCATTTTCTTTCCACATATTTGATTTTTGGTTTAACAATTTCAAGGTAATGATAGTATTTTATTTAAGCTGAAGTATAAATGTTTTCTATTTAGTGTTCAGAGGATGGCATGAAAGGCAGGTACATATTTCAGTGCTTTTTCACGTTTCATGAATGTAGTTATGTTTTTGCATACTTTGCAATATGCTCTTTTATCATTTAAAATCACCTGTTTATAGGTTCATGATGAAGAATGTTCAATGTTAGTGGTCAACTTGACAAATTTGCATTTTACGTAAAAAGGAGAAAAGTAATGGAAAGGTACATTGCAGTCTTAAATCCCTTTTAATATCCATTTTCACCAACCTTGGCAGACATTGCAGTACAATCAAAGGCTGTTGTTTCACCTCCAAAACCACCAAATAAATCAATTCATTATTCATTGGTGgatataaccagggagttgttttaTAGCAATTCCCTGATATAACCAATTATCTTTTTTTCAAACCAACGAATGGTCAGCATCACCTCCACATTTGCTTCCCAACAGTTATGTACTTTGTAGTAGTGGTAACATCAGAGAGGGGAGCACATGTTTGCACATATTGGTCTTCTATCcaccaacctacacatctatccaacagtgtacatattgatcattCCTTGTTATTCTTTTTTTGCTCGGATGACCAACTTTGATGTTCGAATAACCATGTTTGATGTTGGGACTAGCAAACAGTTCGACCTAGTTCTCCAAGGGACAACCAGGAAACAAAACCCTTAAAGATTTGTTGTAAGAATAATGAAAAAAacagtattaataataataataattgcacTTAGAATGCAACACACATGCTATTCATACTATTCAtaccattttaattacttgattAAATGAGCCCATGGCTGGCACCTAAAGCACGGTTACCATGTGATTGACAGTCTAATAATATAAGACAATAATCTAAGATTATATTGCAGTGAGGTGGAggcaattaaaaaaagaaaggaaaaaaagggtTTAAAAGATCCGTaaaatttaaagtaaattatAATACCATCATACAGTGTAATTGACCAATGGACTGTAGTATAAACTGcacaaaattgaataaaattatGTTACCGTgtgaaaaaaatggaataaactTAATAGTGCGTAGTTTTGGCTTTCATAGTAATTTAGAGTTTTATTTCTCGACATCTCTTCTGTTTATTGGTTCTGTGCACAAGAAAGTGAGCATCACACCTTTTCACTTGTGAAGAAATTTGGTAATTTTGCTGAATCGTATAAAATATATAAGCTAcacaaaattgaataaaaatatgTTACCGTGTGAAGAAATGGAATAAACTTAATAGTGCatccttttgtttttatagtAATTTTATAGTTTTATGTCTTGAGGTCTCTTCTGTTAATCAGTTCTGGATACAAGAAAGTGAACATCACACCGTTTCACTTGTGAAGAAATTTGGTCATTTTGCTAAATGGTATAAAATATTCAATGGATCTAACAAATGCATTAACAACTTATTCTCATTGcgtagatataaatatatatattaattcattTCCTTGTAATGATATGGCTAATCGCACTAATTTAGCAAACCTGTTTGATCACATTAAATAACATACCCGCATTTTTTTAAGAAAGTTAAAACACTTATAAGACCTCATATAatactgaaataattattgTAACAAGATTTAACAACTTCATCAGTAGccccttccccccctcccccctctcctcaCCCACCTATTTGTTGCCGTAATCGCCGATATTTTCAATTATGGGTCTCTATTTCATCAAACAATGTGTTTTCGGTCCTGTAGTGCTTGCTGAACTCTTGATAGGCACTGTCTGGATGGAGGATGCTCTTCACGCTGGGATCATTCAGCATGCCATTGTACCATGCGTGCAAGGTTTCCATGGATACGGGAACGCCTTCACCAACACCCAATGAACCAGAAGCTCTCAGTCTGGCAAAGACAGGCCACAACATGTAGTCCAGGAAACCTGGTTTGGACCCTACAGAGAGAGGATGAATGTGGAGTAATATTTAGTTGCAACCTGTGTTTAACTTGTGAGCTGCAGTGCTGCATGGAATTATATGTGATCGATTTTGCCACCATTTTGCTGTAATGGGGGTCTTCAGCATTTATGCAGAGGGTAGGGTGCTGCCATTTTGGTCCTTACAGTGCCATAGATACGGCCAAGGGTGATTGTGATTGCCTTTGGGCAAATGTTACCGAACAGATACTGTGTAAGCTTTACAACCAATCTTTCTGTCCAACAATACGGTCGCATATTGTTCCTTGGCACTGTTTTCGGAAGAAGTTGTGGCCTTGGGATGCAAGTGTTAAAATACTAATAAATAGAATTGTTAATTCCAGTGATATCTAATCTAGGTAAGGGCAGTGGGGATATACTCAGCAATTTCAGTGATATCTAGTCTAGGCAGAGGCAGTGGGAATAGACTCAGCAATTCCAGTGATATCTAGTCTAGGAATAGGCAGTGGGGATATACTCAGCAATTCCAGTGAAACAGGGCCAATTTTTACGGATTGTCCCTTGGACCATTAGGTCTTAGTGTTGGTTTTTCAAACAGTTTATATTTGCTTGTCCAGGAAAATGTAGTGACAACAAACAATGactgatatgtacactgtaaaAGAGAAGTGTAGTTTTTGTAAATCAGACACCAGCTTTTGGTCCAGTAAAACGATCCCTTTTTGGCAGATCATAAGCCTAcaaactatttttgttttacttaagAATCTCCAAAATGACAGAGGTGAATACCAATACAATACCTACTGTATTCGGGGGCACAGTATTCAGTAACAATCTGAATTTGAATTTGGAACCAGTCCCACACTGAAGAAACCACTAAAGCCGATTTTAGTTGTCCAACAGAAATTTGGTCTTCTAGGATTAACTGTTGAAACTTTGCTCTGTGTGATATCTAGTCTAGGTAAGGAAAGGAAGCTATCCTTAAAAATAGAAAACCACATCCATTGCTCTGTTGCTTACCATACCCCAAATCTTCtccatatttatttttagttaGTGCTTAAATTATAACTTTCCGTGGCAATACTTGGTTCATCAAAAATGATTTCTCACCGAAAAAGAAAGCCGTCCCTCTCTTCTTCAAGTCGTCGTTGAGATGCTGCAGGCTATCCCTGAGGTCTTTGACTTTCTCCTGATTTTGTCCACCTTTGGCACCATAGAACGAAGGAACTAACTAGAaagttagagagagagagagagagagaggtggagaggccATATTGCATTGTGTTTCTACTTTTAAACCTCAAACACTACACAGAAGTAATGTCATTTGATTTCATGCAGGATGAAATTTTCTATTTCAACTGGGAATGATTTATATGGTACCATGTCGGTTCTTTACCAAAATGACCAATAAAAAGATAAAGGTGAAGTTTTACAGTTGGCATATAAATCAAACCATAGTTTTCCCAGTATGTACTGTATTTTTAggtatttacaaacaaaactacgattaatgttttaaattctTTTCCCAAGCTGATAGAAAAACCGACTTAATTCAATGTTTCATATGTCAATGGCATAACAATGTTTGGATAGCGTTTGCATTGTTGTACCTTGTACCCAATACTTAAACTCTTTGAAAAAGACTCATTTGTTTACTTAACTGAAATAATTTGATAAGGCCCAGAAAAAGGGTTCACAATCGCATGCATcactgacctaaatggagtCTACGAAAATTACTGTGTCTACTAAGCATGACAGCAACTATTTTTCTAGGTACAACTGCCTTTTTCTGAAATGTTTGTACTTGCTGCACGATACCAATGAACAGGCTGCATCTCAATAGTTCTCTTCTCTCCAATTGTCAGGAAAACACTAGCATTACATAAAACAGTGTAGTGGACTACCAATATCATTAACATCACCATCAATCATTACCATGATTATTAGAAATCATTAGTATATTTACTGTTAAGTGGACACATGCTACGTCTAGCCATAATTTGCtacttttgaaatgttttcaaattttgtcatGGCTTCGAAATGAGATTGGCTCAAgctttaatattttgatttgtctTCCTAGATCTATACACCAAACACTTCCCGAGCTCCATTCAGCAGACTTTTCAATGTCTGCTAGTCAATGATATCTGACGGAACAAATTAATGCAAATATCTCACCTTGCCTCCACAGTGGTCAAGAATTATTGCATCTCTGGCTCTCTGGTATGGATCTTTAGGAATGAGTGGGTTCTTGTCGGGGTAAATGTCCTCCAGATACTGTGCGGTAATTATGGATTCATAGACGATTTTGCCGTCTTTCTCTAAGACTGGTACTAGTTGTTTGGGATTCTTTTCCACAAACCACTCTGGCTTCTTCCAGGTGTTTACGTTAACAACTTCGTGCCTGGAAGAGAGGAGAGAG belongs to Apostichopus japonicus isolate 1M-3 chromosome 4, ASM3797524v1, whole genome shotgun sequence and includes:
- the LOC139966633 gene encoding glutathione S-transferase omega-1-like, which encodes MAPGPKHLTTGDALPPLQPGILRVYSMKFCPFADRARLMLHAKGIEHEVVNVNTWKKPEWFVEKNPKQLVPVLEKDGKIVYESIITAQYLEDIYPDKNPLIPKDPYQRARDAIILDHCGGKLVPSFYGAKGGQNQEKVKDLRDSLQHLNDDLKKRGTAFFFGSKPGFLDYMLWPVFARLRASGSLGVGEGVPVSMETLHAWYNGMLNDPSVKSILHPDSAYQEFSKHYRTENTLFDEIETHN